DNA from Candidatus Nitrospira nitrificans:
TCGTATGGCGCCCAGCTCGTGCTCACCCCGGCTTGGGAAGGCATGAAAGGGTCCATTAAGGAGGCGGAAAGTATCTTGGCGCAAAATCCGTCGTACTTTATGCCTGATCAATTCTCGAACCCGGCCAACCCCGCGATGCATAAAATGACGACGGCTCCGGAACTCTGGGACGCGCTCGAAGGAAAGATCGATGCCTTTGTCGCCGCCGTCGGAACCGGTGGGACCATCACAGGCTGCGGTGAAGTCTTCAAGGAACGGAATCCGCAGGTACAAATCATCGCCGTCGAACCGGCAGGCTCGCCCGTGCTGTCCGGAGGAGACCCCGGCCCCCATAAGATTCAAGGGATCGGAGCCGGCTTCATTCCTAAGGTGCTCAACCGAAAGATCCTCGACCGCGTGATCACGGTGACGGATGACGAGGCCTATCAGACTGCGAAACAACTCTCGAAGAAAGAGGGCCTGTTGGTGGGCATTTCAGCCGGCGCCAATGTGTTCGCCGCTCAAAAGATCGCCGATGAACTGGGCCCCGGTAAGAATGTCGTGACCATACTCTGCGACACCGGCGAGCGCTATATCAGCATTGAGAAATACTTTAATATCTGAAAGGCCGTTAATCGTTAACCGTGAACCGTTAAAGGCAGGAACGATCGATTAACGAATAACGATTAACGTTTCACGTCTCGATCCATGGATTTTACTGAAGAACAAATCAACCGCTACAGCCGGCATATCCTATTGCCGGAGGTCGGCGGCAAGGGACAAAAGAAGATCGCCAAGTCCCGGATTCTGCTCGTCGGCGCCGGTGGCCTCGGCTCACCAGCCGCGTTGTATTTGGCCGCGGCGGGAGTCGGCACCATCGGGTTGATCGACAGCGATGTGGTGGACCTGACCAATCTGCAGCGCCAAGTTCTTCACCATACTTCCGACGTGGGTCGTCCCAAGGTCCTCTCCGGCAAGGAAAAGATCCAGGCATTGAACCCCGATGTCTCAGTCTCTCTGTATGAGGAACGGCTCACGGCCGGCAATGCGCTCAAGATTTTCGGCGATTATGATGTCGTGATCGACGGAGTCGATAATTTCCCAGCCAAGTTTCTGATCAACGACGCCTGTTTTTTCACCGACAAGCCGCTGGTCCATGGCGGCATTCTGCGATTCGACGGCCGTGTCACGACCATCATCCCGAAGAAATCGGCGTGCTATCGTTGCGTGTTCAAGGCGCCGCCTCCTCCTGGCCTGGTTGCCTCCTGCCAGGAAGCCGGAGTGATCGGCGTCTTGGCAGGGATTATCGGGAC
Protein-coding regions in this window:
- the cysK gene encoding cysteine synthase A → MSTTLHQDITELIGKTPLVRLNRLSKSGSATIYGKVEFFNPGGSVKDRICLNMINEAERRGTLKPGGTIVEPTSGNTGIGLALVAAVRGYKLILVMPESMSMERASLLSSYGAQLVLTPAWEGMKGSIKEAESILAQNPSYFMPDQFSNPANPAMHKMTTAPELWDALEGKIDAFVAAVGTGGTITGCGEVFKERNPQVQIIAVEPAGSPVLSGGDPGPHKIQGIGAGFIPKVLNRKILDRVITVTDDEAYQTAKQLSKKEGLLVGISAGANVFAAQKIADELGPGKNVVTILCDTGERYISIEKYFNI
- a CDS encoding HesA/MoeB/ThiF family protein — its product is MDFTEEQINRYSRHILLPEVGGKGQKKIAKSRILLVGAGGLGSPAALYLAAAGVGTIGLIDSDVVDLTNLQRQVLHHTSDVGRPKVLSGKEKIQALNPDVSVSLYEERLTAGNALKIFGDYDVVIDGVDNFPAKFLINDACFFTDKPLVHGGILRFDGRVTTIIPKKSACYRCVFKAPPPPGLVASCQEAGVIGVLAGIIGTIQATEALKLVLGIGRPLTDRLLDFDARKTQFREIKVRRNPNCALCGEHPTITELFDDGDPYAGCAMRPSA